The genomic region CGGAATGACACCCCAACGCGTAGCGATCCCGTCTCGCATGGGATGGTATTTCGGGAAAGCCATCACATTCCCAAATCCCACGTACGCAACGGAAGCGGGAACCGGCCCACGTGAATCGTAGAGGGCGAGAGTCGGACCGGCACCCGGACAAGTCAGCCCTATGGTGCCGGCCGCCTCGCATACCTTAGAACCGCTTCCGTATCGTCCCAAATACCTGACGTGGCGATCCTGCTTGCAGGGTGTTGTTGAGCGATGCTGCGGTGTTGAAAAATTGCCCCGATCCAAGTGCCGCAATGTATCTCTTGTCGAGAAGGTTTGCGGCGTTGATCTGGAGCTCTAGGCCGGCAAGCGGCCCATCTGCGGGGAAGCGATAGCCGAGCGCGGCATCGACCAGGACATAGCCATCAACCGTGACGTCGCCGGTGTAGGTAACGTTCCGCCGCGAAGTGTACCCTCCCGCCAGATTACCAAACAGACTGCCGTCGTCGTAGTTGATCTCGCCCTTTGCCAGATGAGCTGGCGTATCCACCGTTCGAACGCCCTTGGTGCGCACGGTGGCCGTTCCGTTTACGGTATCGTCGTCGTAAGTGCTGTCGTTGTACGAGTAAGAACCGATCAGCGACAGGCGGGGCATCACTCGGTACGTCGCTGCGACTTCAACGCCCCGGCTGGTCACGCTACCGACGTTCTGAAGAACGCTCGGATTTCCAAGAATGTTGGCGCCGCTGAATGCCGCGAGCAGCCGATTCTCGAATTTTACGTCGTAGACAGCCAGTACACCGCGCAGCGGACCAGCATTGAAACGCCAGCCGCCCTCGACCGTTCGCGATGTCTCCGGTTTCAACACGCCGCGGATAGCCTCGAATCCGACCTGCGTAGTGCCGAAGGGGCCGCGGAACGAGCTGATATAGGCGCGCATGTTCTCTGCATAATTGGCGAAGAACTCCTGCCGTCCAACGCGCCAGGTCGCGCCGATCTGCGGCTGGAACCAGTCTTTCGCGGCGATCTTCCCGTTGATGAACGGAGTGCCGAAGGTCGTTGTGATGCCGTTCTCGACCCGAGCGCCCTTGAAGCCACCCGCGATCGTCAGGGCATCGCTAAGTTGCCAACTGTCGCTGACGAAAAACTGATTGGTAACCGTGGTGAGATCGGTGAGGAAGTCGCTGCGGAACGGGCTCTTCAGCAGATCGGTCACGTCAGGCCGATTTGTTTGACTTACCGCGTAATAGCTACGGTCGGTCGTTGCATCATTGTCTTCGTGCCAGTAGCCGATCTGAAACGTATGCGCGCCCAGGCGAGCAGTCGCACGCGCTATGCCGCCATCCCGGTTGATGCCGTATTCGGTTGTTCGGACCGACAGCGGGAAGCCATCTGGGCTGAACACCGCCGGCGTGTAAATGCCGCCGCTGCCGCGATCGTAGTGGTGATAGTATGTTGCGCCGAGATCGAGCCAGTCTGCCACCGGCACGTTGAGCGTCAGTGCGCCCAGCCAGTCCTTACGAAAGCCACCGCTGTCGTAATAGGTGTCGTTTACATTGGTATAGGGCGAGGGGAAGACCACGCCGGCCGTGGGGAATGGTAACGCTCGTCTGGCGGCCGCAGCCGTTTGATTGGCACTGACTTGCGACAGCAGGACTGCCGTGTCGAAGTCCGGCCGAAGGAAGTCGAGATCGTAGCCGATGCGGTCGAGCGTCGCCGGTGAGAGATCGGCGTAGTTCCGCTCCTTATGCAGCGAGTAGTTCAGCCACCCGGTCAGCGTGGCGTCGCCGATCCGCTGGACGACCTTGCCATTGATCTTGCGATCGGTCTGCTTGCCAAACCCCTTCCACTTGTCAGCATCGTGATAGACGCCTGACACCGAGATTAGCGTGCCAGTGGAAAGCAGGCCGCTATCGATCCGGCCGTAGAGATGCACAGTGTCGTACATGCCGTAGGTGCCGGCGATCTCGCCGCCGATCGTTTCGGAAGGCGCGCGCGATACGAATTCGAGATTGCCGCCTAGGTTGCTAGTCGAAGCAATCGCAAGTGAGCCGGCACCCTGCGACACGTCTACCCGCGCGATGTTCTCCGCCGCAATTGCGCGGCTGACGTGCAAGCCGTTGTGGCCGTTGTAGAACATGTCCCCAAGCGGCACGCCGTCTAACGTGTAGCCCATCTGGCTCTGATTGAAGCCGCGCACTGACAATCGCGTGCCCAGCTCGTAGCTGCCAAACGGATCGGAGCTTTGCAGCGCCACACCCGGCAACCGTGAAACCGCCTTCAGGGGCGAACTGCCGGGAGGAAGAATGTCGATAGCTGCCTTGGTGACAGTCTGCTCCTGCCTCACACGGCCAGAGCCATAGACGACAATTTCTCCCTGGTCTTCCGAGGCATCTGGTGCGCTGGCGCCTTCAGACGCTGTGGCAGCCGGGCGTTCTGGTAGAGCACCGGATTGTGCCTGGGCCGTGCCGGCGGCCAACAGCAAGGCGCTGACGGAGCTCAGCAGGAGCGTCTTCGAAATCATCTATTCCCCCTGGGATTTTAGCAGACTTTTCACCAAGTCTTGAAATGACGCCGCTAGGGACCTCTGATGGCGACAGCGTTGCGAAGCGGCGACACTTTCGTGACAATATGGCGATTCGTCATCAGCAGGTCACGCCAGGGGCGTACTCAGGATTTATGCTCGAGACGCTGCACCCAACCTGGCATCGCCGCGCTGTCATGATGGCAATGGCATCGCTAGCCATCATGCCATCGACGCCCATCGATGCTCATGCACGCACCGATATTGATCCGTTCGGACTTGGCGTCGCCAGCGGCGATCCGTCGGGCGACGGATTTGTCCTATGGACGCGGTTGATCGGGCGCGGCCTTGCTCCGCTCGATGCGAAGGCCGTCTCGGTGCGGTACGAGGTCGCTGCTGATCGCGGCTTTCGAACGATCGTCCGCCGCGGCGTCCTACCCGCACGGCCGGAAGCCGCCCACAGCGTCCATGTCGAGGTCGGTGGGCTGCCGTCTGGTCGTGCCTTCTGGTATCGCTTTCACGCGCTCGGGGCGACGAGCCCCATCGGCAGGACGACGACCGTACCGCAAACGTCCGCTCGGCTGCGGATAGCGGTAACGTCGTGCCAACATTGGGAGCAGGCTCGCTTCGGAGCCTACCGCGACATGATTGCGCAGCAGCCCGACCTAGTGCTCCAGCTTGGCGACTACATCTACGAGCAAACTTATCCCGATCAGGCAAAGGTCCGCTCGTTTGGCACGTCGGAGCCGCTGGACCTTGGCGGGTACCGGCAGCGGCATGCGCTCTACAAGACGGACCCCGATCTACAGGCCGCCCATCGCGCCTGCCCGTGGGTAGTGACGTGGGACGACCACGAAGTCCTCAACGACTATGCAAATCTCGCCAATCGGACCGGCGAACCCGCTGCCATGTTCGCGACGCGACGTGCCGCTGCTTACCAGGCATACTTCGAGCATATGCCGATCCGGCCGAGCATATGGCACGGTGCCAGTACG from Sphingomonas sp. OV641 harbors:
- a CDS encoding alkaline phosphatase; translated protein: MPSTPIDAHARTDIDPFGLGVASGDPSGDGFVLWTRLIGRGLAPLDAKAVSVRYEVAADRGFRTIVRRGVLPARPEAAHSVHVEVGGLPSGRAFWYRFHALGATSPIGRTTTVPQTSARLRIAVTSCQHWEQARFGAYRDMIAQQPDLVLQLGDYIYEQTYPDQAKVRSFGTSEPLDLGGYRQRHALYKTDPDLQAAHRACPWVVTWDDHEVLNDYANLANRTGEPAAMFATRRAAAYQAYFEHMPIRPSIWHGASTPRLYRAVDWGDLASLSVLDTRQYRSPSPCAPAGIARNVRLDGCAEAAASTGTIMGATQERWLDQRLASEHRPWTLIGQQVFFAPLALDSAGRATFSDQWDGYTANRSRILQGLSRSTVTSPLVLSGDVHSFWVNDLNDSGGRPVAGEIVTSALAAASPPKGRFGDALANNGHIRFSDVEQAGYVLIDIGQTQLTADLRAIRDRQSADSPVASIAMFGMACGSRRLERA
- a CDS encoding TonB-dependent receptor — translated: MISKTLLLSSVSALLLAAGTAQAQSGALPERPAATASEGASAPDASEDQGEIVVYGSGRVRQEQTVTKAAIDILPPGSSPLKAVSRLPGVALQSSDPFGSYELGTRLSVRGFNQSQMGYTLDGVPLGDMFYNGHNGLHVSRAIAAENIARVDVSQGAGSLAIASTSNLGGNLEFVSRAPSETIGGEIAGTYGMYDTVHLYGRIDSGLLSTGTLISVSGVYHDADKWKGFGKQTDRKINGKVVQRIGDATLTGWLNYSLHKERNYADLSPATLDRIGYDLDFLRPDFDTAVLLSQVSANQTAAAARRALPFPTAGVVFPSPYTNVNDTYYDSGGFRKDWLGALTLNVPVADWLDLGATYYHHYDRGSGGIYTPAVFSPDGFPLSVRTTEYGINRDGGIARATARLGAHTFQIGYWHEDNDATTDRSYYAVSQTNRPDVTDLLKSPFRSDFLTDLTTVTNQFFVSDSWQLSDALTIAGGFKGARVENGITTTFGTPFINGKIAAKDWFQPQIGATWRVGRQEFFANYAENMRAYISSFRGPFGTTQVGFEAIRGVLKPETSRTVEGGWRFNAGPLRGVLAVYDVKFENRLLAAFSGANILGNPSVLQNVGSVTSRGVEVAATYRVMPRLSLIGSYSYNDSTYDDDTVNGTATVRTKGVRTVDTPAHLAKGEINYDDGSLFGNLAGGYTSRRNVTYTGDVTVDGYVLVDAALGYRFPADGPLAGLELQINAANLLDKRYIAALGSGQFFNTAASLNNTLQAGSPRQVFGTIRKRF